From Nocardioides daedukensis, the proteins below share one genomic window:
- a CDS encoding response regulator transcription factor, whose amino-acid sequence MISTMERSAVVIEDDADIRGLIEHTLASQGFAVSTAADGPSGVEKVREVGPDLVTLDLGLPGFDGIEVCRRLREFTDAYIVMVSARQDEIDKLIGLETGADDYLVKPFSPRELKARVTALFRRPRHQPTAPVAVAAEVDSNEVLRHGPVAVDVDARQVWVNDAERDLTRIEFDLLVELIRRPNRVWSRESLLRTVWGNEWSTDTHLVEVHVGNLRKKLGDHGGQVLIRTVRGVGYRMEPIG is encoded by the coding sequence ATGATCAGCACCATGGAGCGCAGCGCAGTGGTCATCGAGGACGATGCAGACATTCGAGGCCTGATCGAGCACACCCTGGCCAGCCAGGGGTTCGCGGTGAGCACCGCGGCGGACGGCCCGTCGGGGGTGGAGAAGGTCCGGGAGGTTGGTCCGGACCTGGTCACCCTGGACCTGGGCCTGCCCGGCTTCGACGGGATCGAGGTCTGTCGCCGGCTGCGCGAGTTCACCGACGCGTACATCGTGATGGTCTCGGCGCGTCAGGACGAGATCGACAAGCTGATCGGTTTGGAGACCGGAGCAGATGACTATCTGGTCAAGCCGTTCAGTCCGCGCGAGCTCAAGGCCCGGGTGACGGCACTGTTCCGGCGACCACGCCACCAGCCGACCGCTCCGGTGGCAGTTGCTGCTGAGGTGGACAGCAACGAAGTGCTGCGACACGGCCCGGTCGCGGTCGACGTCGATGCCCGACAGGTCTGGGTCAACGACGCGGAGCGAGATCTGACCCGCATCGAGTTCGACCTGCTGGTCGAGCTGATCCGTCGACCCAATCGGGTCTGGAGCCGTGAGTCGCTGCTCCGGACCGTCTGGGGCAACGAGTGGAGCACCGACACGCATCTGGTCGAGGTCCATGTCGGCAACCTCCGCAAGAAGTTGGGGGACCATGGGGGTCAGGTGCTGATCCGCACCGTCCGCGGCGTCGGCTATCGGATGGAGCCGATCGGCTGA
- a CDS encoding cystathionine beta-synthase: MDYVNSLLELIGNTPLLRLQRSLDLTGNEAEDGPLLLAKVEYLNPGGSVKDRIATRMIEAAEASGALQPGGTIVEPTSGNTGVGLAMVAQAKGYKCIFVCPDKVSEDKRNVLKAYGAEVVVCPTAVAPEHPDSYYNVSDRLASQPGAWKPDQYSNPNNPRSHYETTGPEVWEQTDGKITHFVAGVGTGGTISGIGRYLKEKNPEVQVIGADPAGSVYSGGSGRPYLVEGVGEDFWPETYDRTVADRIIEVSDADSFAFTRRLAREEALLVGGSSGMAAYAAKQLAAELAAEGRTDAVIVVLLPDSGRGYLTKVFNDEWLSTYGFSTGTDDASGRTVGEVLRGKDGRLPDLVHTHPAETIADAVHILQEYGVSQMPVVRAEPPIVAAEVAGSVSERTLLEALFAGDAKLSDSVEQHMSPSLPTIGSTEPASAAVQLLHDADALLVQEDGKPVGVITRQDLLSQLG; encoded by the coding sequence GTGGACTACGTGAACTCTCTCCTCGAACTCATCGGCAACACTCCGCTGCTGAGGCTCCAGCGCTCCCTCGACCTCACCGGGAACGAGGCAGAGGACGGACCCCTGCTCCTGGCGAAGGTGGAATATCTCAACCCGGGCGGCTCGGTTAAGGACCGGATCGCGACCCGGATGATCGAGGCCGCCGAGGCCTCCGGTGCGCTGCAGCCGGGCGGCACGATCGTGGAGCCCACGTCCGGCAACACCGGCGTCGGCCTGGCGATGGTCGCCCAGGCCAAGGGCTACAAGTGCATCTTCGTGTGCCCCGACAAGGTCAGCGAGGACAAGCGCAACGTGCTCAAGGCCTATGGCGCCGAGGTCGTGGTGTGCCCGACCGCGGTCGCGCCGGAGCACCCCGACTCCTACTACAACGTCTCGGACCGGCTCGCCTCGCAGCCGGGCGCCTGGAAGCCGGACCAGTACTCCAACCCGAACAACCCGCGCTCGCACTACGAGACAACCGGGCCGGAGGTCTGGGAGCAGACCGACGGGAAGATCACCCACTTCGTCGCGGGTGTGGGCACGGGCGGCACGATCAGCGGGATCGGGCGCTACCTCAAGGAGAAGAACCCCGAGGTCCAGGTCATCGGCGCGGACCCGGCAGGCTCGGTCTATTCCGGCGGCAGCGGTCGTCCCTACCTGGTCGAGGGGGTCGGTGAGGACTTCTGGCCCGAGACCTATGACCGCACCGTCGCCGACCGGATCATCGAGGTCTCCGATGCGGACTCCTTCGCCTTCACCCGGCGCCTGGCACGCGAAGAGGCCCTGCTGGTCGGTGGATCGTCGGGGATGGCGGCGTACGCCGCGAAGCAGTTGGCCGCCGAGCTCGCCGCGGAAGGCCGCACCGACGCGGTGATCGTGGTGTTGCTGCCGGACTCCGGTCGCGGCTATCTGACGAAGGTGTTCAACGACGAGTGGCTCTCCACCTATGGCTTCTCCACCGGCACCGACGACGCGTCGGGTCGCACGGTGGGCGAGGTGCTGCGCGGCAAGGACGGTCGACTGCCCGACCTGGTCCACACGCACCCCGCCGAGACGATCGCCGACGCGGTGCACATCCTCCAGGAGTACGGCGTCTCGCAGATGCCGGTGGTCCGTGCGGAGCCCCCGATCGTCGCCGCGGAGGTCGCCGGATCGGTCTCCGAGCGCACCCTGCTCGAGGCACTGTTCGCCGGGGACGCGAAGTTGAGTGACTCCGTCGAGCAGCACATGTCGCCCTCGTTGCCGACGATCGGTTCGACGGAGCCGGCCTCGGCAGCGGTGCAGCTGCTGCACGATGCTGACGCCCTGCTGGTGCAGGAGGACGGCAAGCCGGTCGGCGTGATCACGCGGCAGGACCTGCTCAGCCAGCTGGGCTGA
- a CDS encoding GDSL-type esterase/lipase family protein, protein MGKAEAARKVAAAAMYGGGGLSVVGASLFGVLKAEAKLARKAIGPAEGDPPNATGWYGRGRGGPALKVALLGDSSAAGYGVHHVVDTPGAALASGLSERSDRRVYLRSFAVVGAQTKDLAAQVEAALPGEPDIAVILIGANDVTHTVPPSQSVGRLADAVRRLRGAGVEVLVGTCPDLGTIQPINPPLKQVARAWSRRLAAAQAIAVVEAGGRTVSLGSILGPEFAAAPALLFGPDQFHPSADGYASLAAVMLPSAMAALGLIPEEDASPEALRGEGVLPIARAAVEAARTPGTELDGTEVGGQRRGVRGLWVELRHRRRHPRTETHAPEESEPAEVVDPTAADGS, encoded by the coding sequence GTGGGGAAGGCCGAAGCAGCACGCAAGGTTGCCGCTGCCGCGATGTATGGCGGCGGCGGCCTCTCAGTCGTGGGCGCAAGCCTGTTCGGCGTGCTCAAGGCCGAGGCCAAACTGGCCCGCAAGGCGATCGGGCCGGCCGAGGGCGATCCGCCCAACGCCACCGGTTGGTACGGCCGCGGTCGTGGCGGGCCGGCCCTGAAGGTGGCCCTGCTCGGCGACTCGAGTGCCGCCGGTTATGGGGTGCACCACGTCGTGGACACCCCCGGTGCCGCCCTCGCCTCCGGGCTGTCCGAACGCTCCGATCGCCGCGTCTACCTGCGCTCGTTCGCCGTCGTCGGCGCTCAGACCAAGGACCTGGCCGCGCAGGTCGAGGCCGCACTGCCCGGCGAGCCGGACATCGCGGTGATCCTGATCGGCGCCAATGACGTCACCCACACCGTTCCTCCCTCGCAGTCCGTGGGTCGCCTGGCCGATGCCGTACGTCGTCTGCGCGGTGCCGGCGTCGAGGTACTGGTCGGCACCTGCCCGGACCTCGGCACCATCCAGCCGATCAACCCGCCGCTCAAGCAGGTCGCGCGAGCCTGGTCCCGACGACTCGCCGCTGCCCAGGCGATCGCCGTCGTCGAGGCCGGTGGCCGGACGGTGTCGCTCGGCTCGATCCTGGGACCCGAGTTCGCCGCCGCGCCGGCCCTGCTGTTCGGCCCCGACCAGTTCCACCCCTCGGCCGACGGTTATGCCTCGCTTGCCGCAGTGATGCTTCCTTCGGCGATGGCTGCCCTCGGGCTGATCCCCGAGGAGGACGCCAGCCCCGAGGCCCTGCGCGGGGAGGGCGTCCTGCCGATCGCCCGGGCGGCTGTCGAGGCCGCCCGTACGCCAGGTACCGAGCTCGACGGCACCGAGGTCGGTGGCCAGCGCCGAGGAGTGCGTGGGCTCTGGGTCGAGCTGCGGCACCGTCGCCGGCACCCCCGCACCGAGACCCATGCCCCCGAGGAGTCGGAGCCCGCGGAGGTCGTCGACCCGACTGCGGCCGACGGCAGTTGA
- a CDS encoding Bax inhibitor-1/YccA family protein — protein MKSNNPVFNRSAEFNGQAGYGQTMTDPSQWGTGAPGYQQHTDRMTIDSVVQKTGISLGVVIVVAMATWILTPEVTAQADLSPLIAAMTIGSLGAFALSMVNSFKRVISPPLVLAFAALEGVALGALSKYFNVFYEGNVVMGAVIGTFAAFAGTLAAYKFFNIKVSGKFRMFVTAAVFGMIGLAVLEMVLSLFGAQIGLFGVSGLGMVTAFAGLILGVFMLIMDFDFVERGIAAGLEERESWRAAFAMTVSLVWIYTNLLRILAFFSQD, from the coding sequence ATGAAGAGCAACAACCCGGTGTTCAACCGATCTGCCGAGTTCAACGGTCAGGCCGGCTACGGCCAGACCATGACCGACCCCTCGCAGTGGGGGACCGGCGCTCCCGGTTATCAGCAGCACACCGACCGGATGACCATCGACTCCGTCGTGCAGAAGACCGGCATCTCGCTCGGGGTGGTGATCGTCGTCGCGATGGCCACCTGGATCCTGACCCCCGAGGTCACCGCGCAGGCCGACCTGTCGCCGCTGATCGCGGCGATGACGATCGGAAGCCTGGGCGCCTTCGCGCTGTCGATGGTGAACTCCTTCAAGCGCGTGATCAGCCCGCCGCTGGTGCTGGCGTTCGCGGCTCTCGAGGGTGTCGCCCTGGGTGCGCTGAGCAAGTACTTCAACGTCTTCTACGAGGGCAACGTGGTGATGGGCGCCGTGATCGGCACCTTCGCCGCCTTCGCCGGCACGCTCGCTGCCTACAAGTTCTTCAATATCAAGGTCAGCGGCAAGTTCCGGATGTTCGTCACCGCCGCGGTCTTCGGCATGATCGGCCTGGCCGTCCTCGAGATGGTGCTGAGCCTGTTCGGTGCCCAGATCGGTCTCTTCGGTGTCAGCGGCCTCGGCATGGTCACGGCCTTCGCCGGCCTGATCCTCGGTGTCTTCATGCTGATCATGGACTTCGACTTCGTCGAGCGCGGCATCGCTGCCGGGCTTGAGGAGCGTGAGTCGTGGCGCGCGGCCTTCGCGATGACTGTCTCGCTGGTCTGGATCTACACCAACCTGCTGCGGATCCTGGCGTTCTTCAGCCAGGACTGA
- the def gene encoding peptide deformylase: protein MSDAEIPDGVNERVATWSVDELDAQGRELEVVTAPASVLSTVGEKVDPTSPEIVQLAADLVATMRVSPGCVGLAAPQVGESVKVFSVDVSEHPKTRDHHGTYVLCNAEVVDSSRNEKAREGCMSVPDFTGDVKRATRLVVRAQLPGTGEEVYLRANAFEARALQHEIDHCEGLLFLDRVAGAHAIHARKTYL from the coding sequence GTGAGCGATGCTGAGATCCCGGACGGCGTGAACGAGCGCGTCGCGACCTGGTCGGTCGATGAGCTCGACGCCCAGGGCCGGGAGCTGGAGGTCGTCACCGCGCCGGCATCGGTGCTGTCCACCGTCGGCGAGAAGGTCGACCCCACCTCACCCGAGATCGTCCAGCTCGCCGCCGACCTGGTCGCCACGATGCGGGTCTCGCCCGGTTGCGTCGGCCTGGCCGCGCCGCAGGTGGGGGAGTCGGTGAAGGTCTTCTCCGTCGATGTCTCCGAACACCCCAAGACCAGGGACCACCACGGCACCTATGTGCTGTGCAACGCCGAGGTCGTCGACTCCTCGCGCAACGAGAAGGCCCGCGAGGGCTGCATGAGCGTGCCCGACTTCACCGGTGACGTGAAGCGCGCGACGCGCCTGGTCGTGCGCGCCCAGCTGCCCGGCACCGGTGAGGAGGTCTACCTGCGGGCCAACGCCTTCGAGGCGCGGGCGCTGCAGCACGAGATCGACCACTGCGAGGGCCTGCTCTTCCTCGACCGGGTGGCCGGCGCCCACGCGATCCACGCCCGGAAGACCTACTTGTAG
- a CDS encoding ACT domain-containing protein: protein MTFHAITVLGHDRPGIIAETTSILASLGLNIEDSTMTLLRGHFAMTLISAGDASADAIESALAPMTSAGDLTVAVHEVPAEEPSASRGTSWVLSVHGGDRSGIVSSVVAQVAQADGNVTDLTTRLAGDLYVLTAEVDLPLGCDVEALRGALQATARELGVGVSMHEVEADEL, encoded by the coding sequence GTGACCTTCCACGCCATCACCGTCCTCGGCCACGACCGCCCCGGGATCATCGCAGAGACAACCAGCATCCTGGCTTCACTGGGCCTCAACATCGAGGACTCCACGATGACCCTGCTGCGCGGACACTTCGCGATGACCCTGATCAGTGCGGGCGATGCGTCCGCGGACGCGATCGAGTCGGCCCTCGCGCCGATGACGAGCGCCGGCGACCTCACCGTGGCGGTGCACGAGGTGCCCGCCGAGGAGCCGAGCGCCAGCCGCGGCACCTCCTGGGTGCTCAGCGTCCACGGCGGCGACCGGTCCGGCATCGTCTCCTCCGTGGTGGCCCAGGTCGCGCAGGCCGACGGCAACGTCACCGACCTGACCACGCGACTGGCCGGAGACCTCTATGTCCTGACCGCCGAGGTCGACCTGCCCCTCGGTTGCGACGTCGAGGCCCTACGTGGCGCGCTCCAGGCGACCGCGCGCGAGCTGGGCGTCGGGGTCAGCATGCACGAGGTCGAGGCCGACGAGCTGTGA
- a CDS encoding uracil-DNA glycosylase has translation MLPHPITGQSFGSPVPPGTGWPDDPATPQTPVARTADDVRRLADDADLAELDARVSVCSACPRLVTWREDVAADKRASFADQPYWGRPISGWGTSTPSVLIVGLAPAAHGGNRTGRIFTGDQSGDWLFAALHRVGLANQPTSRHAGDGLALIDARMVASVRCAPPDNKPTVIERDTCAPWIQREIELVAHGIRVVVALGGYGWDATLRSLRAAGWEIPRPKPKFGHGAEVVLTRPGGSDRVTLLGCYHPSQHNTFTGRLTESMTDELLARARTLASLPA, from the coding sequence TTGCTGCCGCACCCGATCACCGGCCAGTCGTTCGGCTCGCCGGTCCCTCCCGGGACCGGCTGGCCGGACGACCCGGCCACGCCGCAGACCCCGGTGGCGCGCACCGCGGACGACGTACGCCGTCTTGCCGATGACGCAGACCTGGCCGAGCTCGACGCGCGGGTCTCGGTCTGCAGTGCCTGCCCGCGCCTGGTCACCTGGCGCGAGGACGTGGCCGCCGACAAGCGTGCGAGCTTCGCCGACCAGCCCTACTGGGGTCGACCCATCTCCGGGTGGGGTACGTCGACCCCGTCGGTGTTGATCGTCGGCCTCGCCCCCGCCGCACATGGCGGCAACCGGACCGGCCGGATCTTCACCGGCGACCAGTCAGGCGACTGGCTGTTCGCTGCCCTGCACCGGGTCGGGCTCGCCAACCAGCCCACCTCCAGGCATGCCGGCGACGGTCTGGCGCTGATCGATGCCCGGATGGTCGCCAGCGTCCGGTGCGCCCCACCGGACAACAAGCCCACCGTCATCGAGCGGGACACCTGCGCGCCGTGGATCCAGCGCGAGATCGAGCTGGTCGCGCACGGCATAAGAGTGGTCGTCGCCCTCGGGGGCTACGGCTGGGACGCGACCCTGCGCAGCCTTCGCGCGGCCGGCTGGGAGATCCCTCGGCCGAAGCCGAAGTTCGGGCACGGCGCCGAGGTGGTGCTGACCCGACCCGGCGGAAGCGATCGGGTCACCCTGCTCGGCTGCTACCACCCCAGTCAGCACAACACCTTCACGGGCCGGCTCACCGAGTCGATGACAGACGAGCTGCTGGCTCGCGCACGGACACTGGCATCATTGCCCGCGTGA
- a CDS encoding Ppx/GppA phosphatase family protein, which translates to MSIVAAIDCGTNTIKLLIGDLPDVAVRESRMVRLGQDVDRTGRLGDEALERTFAAIDDYAALIAEHAVERIRFCATSATRDASNSDVFVAGVRDRLGIEPEVVAGHEEARLAFAGAIRNLRATPEKPVLVLDIGGGSTELILGTDTPQREHSMDIGSVRMHERHLHSEPPTAAQIAAAIADIDAHLDSCPVPAAEAATVVGVAGTILTVAAGVLDLPAYDREAIDQSVLPVPAIHATTERLLAMTVQERLALPYMHPGRADVIGAGALILDRVLRRTSVEEIVVSEADILDGIAWSLL; encoded by the coding sequence ATGAGCATCGTCGCCGCGATCGACTGCGGCACGAACACGATCAAGCTGCTGATCGGTGATCTCCCCGACGTGGCGGTCCGCGAGTCGCGGATGGTGCGCCTCGGGCAGGACGTCGACCGCACCGGACGGCTGGGTGACGAGGCGCTGGAGCGCACGTTCGCGGCGATCGACGACTACGCCGCCCTGATCGCCGAGCACGCGGTCGAGAGGATCCGGTTCTGCGCCACCTCCGCGACCCGGGACGCGAGCAACAGCGACGTCTTCGTGGCCGGCGTGCGTGACCGGCTCGGCATCGAGCCCGAGGTCGTCGCCGGGCACGAGGAGGCACGGCTGGCATTCGCCGGCGCGATCCGCAACCTGCGCGCCACGCCCGAGAAGCCGGTGTTGGTGCTCGACATCGGGGGCGGGTCGACCGAGCTGATCCTCGGCACGGACACACCGCAGCGCGAGCACTCGATGGACATCGGCTCGGTGCGGATGCACGAGCGACACCTGCACTCCGAGCCGCCGACGGCCGCACAGATCGCCGCTGCGATCGCGGACATCGACGCGCACCTCGATTCCTGCCCGGTCCCGGCCGCCGAGGCTGCCACGGTGGTCGGTGTCGCGGGCACCATCCTGACCGTGGCTGCCGGCGTGCTCGACCTCCCGGCCTATGACCGCGAGGCCATCGACCAGTCGGTCCTGCCGGTCCCGGCCATCCACGCGACGACCGAGCGTCTGCTGGCGATGACGGTCCAGGAGCGCCTGGCGCTGCCCTACATGCATCCGGGTCGGGCAGACGTGATCGGGGCGGGAGCACTGATCCTGGACCGGGTGCTGCGTCGTACCAGCGTCGAGGAGATCGTCGTCTCCGAGGCGGACATCCTCGACGGCATCGCGTGGTCATTGCTCTGA
- a CDS encoding DUF501 domain-containing protein → MNSSNSPHITQPDIDAIQAQLGREPRSIEDIGHRCPCGNPDVVTTKPRLENGTPFPTTFYLTCPRAAKRIGTLEQEGVMKEMEQRLASDPELAERYLAAHEAYLSAREEIGHVDEIEGISAGGMPKRVKCLHVHAGHALAQGRGVNPFGDEVLDLLGEWWASGPCVAADQ, encoded by the coding sequence GTGAACTCTTCCAACTCACCCCACATCACGCAGCCGGACATCGACGCGATCCAGGCGCAGCTCGGGCGCGAGCCCCGATCTATCGAGGACATCGGCCACCGGTGCCCGTGCGGCAATCCCGACGTGGTCACCACCAAGCCCCGCCTGGAGAACGGCACTCCGTTCCCGACGACCTTCTACCTCACCTGCCCGCGCGCCGCGAAGAGGATCGGTACGCTCGAGCAGGAGGGCGTGATGAAGGAGATGGAGCAGCGCCTGGCCTCCGATCCGGAGCTCGCCGAGCGCTACCTCGCTGCGCACGAGGCCTACCTCTCCGCTCGTGAGGAGATCGGCCACGTCGACGAGATCGAGGGCATCTCTGCCGGGGGCATGCCGAAGCGGGTCAAGTGCCTGCACGTGCACGCCGGGCACGCCTTGGCGCAGGGTCGCGGCGTGAACCCGTTCGGGGACGAGGTCCTCGATCTCCTGGGTGAGTGGTGGGCGAGCGGTCCCTGCGTCGCCGCCGATCAATGA
- a CDS encoding FtsB family cell division protein, with product MAERRPSRGSGPRGTRGPAGPRSAARSRTPRPGGVRPTDPRSRAGAQRPKLTGRAAILIVVVAVLAVSYASSMRAYLQQQQHEADLRSQIAETSKDIKALEREKRRWKDEAFIEAQARKRFGYVMPGETSYMVIDENGDPLDSPDELADPEAPPVEIPDAWWDTAWGSIEAAGNPEKTRRANTPAQKIEPEQ from the coding sequence ATGGCCGAACGTCGTCCGAGCCGGGGCAGCGGCCCCCGCGGCACCCGGGGACCCGCCGGTCCCCGGAGCGCCGCACGGTCGCGCACGCCCCGGCCGGGCGGCGTACGCCCGACTGATCCCCGCTCCCGCGCCGGCGCCCAGCGACCCAAGCTGACCGGCCGGGCCGCGATCTTGATCGTCGTCGTGGCGGTGCTCGCGGTGTCCTACGCCTCGAGCATGCGCGCCTATCTCCAGCAGCAGCAGCACGAGGCCGACCTGCGCAGCCAGATCGCCGAGACCAGCAAGGACATCAAGGCCCTCGAGCGCGAGAAGCGGCGCTGGAAGGACGAGGCATTCATCGAGGCCCAGGCGCGCAAGCGCTTCGGCTACGTGATGCCCGGCGAGACGTCCTACATGGTGATCGACGAGAACGGCGACCCGCTCGACTCTCCCGACGAGCTGGCCGACCCCGAGGCGCCTCCGGTCGAGATCCCCGATGCCTGGTGGGACACCGCCTGGGGATCGATCGAGGCTGCCGGCAACCCCGAGAAGACACGCCGGGCGAACACCCCCGCACAGAAGATCGAGCCCGAACAGTGA
- the eno gene encoding phosphopyruvate hydratase — protein MASIAAVGAREILDSRGNPTVEVELQLDDGTFSRAAVPSGASTGAFEAVELRDGGDRYLGKGVEKAVNAVIDRIGPAIEGLEADDQRLVDQTMLDLDGTPNKAELGANAILGVSLAVARAAADSARLPLYRYVGGPNAHVLPVPMMNILNGGSHADSNVDIQEFMIAPIGATTFREALRQGTEVYHALKAVLKKKGLATGLGDEGGFAPNLDSNRAALDLISEAIGSTGLELGKDIALALDVAASEFFTDGAYQFEGVAKSAAEMTAYYADLVANYPIVSIEDPLDEEDWDGWKTITDELGTRTQLVGDDLFVTNVERLQRGIDGGQGNAMLVKVNQIGSLTETLDAVDLAHRAGFRNMMSHRSGETEDTTIADLAVATNCGQIKTGAPARSERVAKYNQLLRIEDELAEAARYAGAGAFPRFTRG, from the coding sequence GTGGCTTCCATCGCTGCCGTCGGCGCCCGCGAAATCCTCGACTCCCGAGGCAACCCGACCGTCGAGGTCGAGTTGCAGCTCGACGACGGGACCTTCTCCCGGGCCGCCGTGCCCAGTGGCGCCTCCACCGGCGCCTTCGAGGCGGTGGAGCTCCGCGACGGCGGGGACCGCTACCTCGGCAAGGGCGTCGAGAAGGCCGTCAACGCCGTGATCGACCGGATCGGCCCGGCGATCGAGGGCCTCGAGGCCGACGACCAGCGCCTGGTCGACCAGACCATGCTCGACCTCGACGGCACCCCGAACAAGGCCGAGCTCGGCGCGAACGCGATCCTCGGCGTCTCGCTGGCCGTCGCCCGCGCCGCCGCAGACTCCGCGCGGCTGCCGCTCTATCGCTATGTCGGTGGGCCCAACGCCCACGTGCTCCCGGTGCCGATGATGAACATCCTCAACGGTGGGTCGCACGCGGACTCCAACGTGGACATCCAGGAGTTCATGATCGCCCCGATCGGTGCGACCACCTTCCGTGAGGCGCTGCGTCAGGGCACCGAGGTCTACCACGCACTCAAGGCCGTGCTGAAGAAGAAGGGCCTGGCCACCGGCCTCGGCGACGAGGGTGGCTTCGCCCCCAACCTCGACTCCAACCGCGCCGCGCTCGACCTGATCAGCGAGGCGATCGGCAGCACCGGCCTCGAGCTGGGCAAGGACATCGCCCTGGCACTCGACGTCGCTGCCTCGGAGTTCTTCACCGACGGCGCCTACCAGTTCGAGGGTGTGGCCAAGTCCGCCGCCGAGATGACGGCCTACTACGCCGACCTCGTGGCCAACTATCCGATCGTCTCCATCGAGGACCCCCTCGACGAGGAGGACTGGGACGGTTGGAAGACGATCACCGACGAGCTCGGCACCCGCACCCAGCTGGTCGGCGACGACCTGTTCGTCACCAACGTGGAGCGCCTCCAGCGCGGCATCGACGGTGGACAGGGCAACGCCATGCTGGTGAAGGTCAACCAGATCGGCTCGCTCACCGAGACCCTCGACGCAGTCGACCTCGCCCACCGCGCCGGCTTCCGCAACATGATGAGCCACCGCTCCGGCGAGACCGAGGACACCACGATCGCCGACCTGGCCGTCGCCACCAACTGTGGCCAGATCAAGACCGGTGCCCCGGCACGCTCGGAGCGCGTTGCGAAGTACAACCAGCTCCTGCGCATCGAGGACGAGCTGGCCGAAGCCGCCCGCTATGCCGGCGCCGGGGCCTTCCCGCGCTTCACGCGAGGCTGA